Proteins encoded in a region of the Caballeronia sp. M1242 genome:
- a CDS encoding ATP-binding cassette domain-containing protein, with the protein MAEAQTAAPDLALRGDNLVKRFGAVTALDGVSLTLGKGEILGVLGDNGAGKSTLVKILTGFHQQTSGTLHVHGEETLIRSVDHARSLGIECVYQDLALANSLSIYHNMFLNREIVRRGPLSLMRLVDHKQMRERAAQCLDDIGVHVPSVDLPVERLSGGQRQAIAVARAVNSNARILLLDEPLAAMGAREAGLIIDLVLRLKEKGGLSIIMIMHNYAQTLDIADRIMLMQRGRVTYEQRSANTSVAELMDIVRREYRAMRAATAH; encoded by the coding sequence ATGGCTGAAGCGCAGACCGCCGCGCCCGATCTGGCCTTGCGCGGCGACAACCTCGTGAAACGCTTCGGCGCGGTGACCGCGCTCGACGGCGTCTCGCTTACGCTCGGCAAGGGCGAAATTCTCGGCGTGCTCGGCGACAACGGCGCGGGCAAGTCCACGCTCGTCAAGATTCTTACGGGCTTTCATCAGCAGACGAGCGGCACGCTGCACGTGCACGGAGAGGAAACGCTGATCCGTTCCGTCGATCATGCGCGCTCGCTCGGCATCGAATGCGTGTATCAGGACCTCGCGCTCGCCAATTCGCTCAGCATCTACCACAACATGTTTCTGAACCGCGAGATCGTGCGGCGCGGGCCGCTCAGTCTCATGCGGCTCGTGGATCACAAGCAGATGCGCGAGCGCGCGGCGCAATGTCTCGATGATATCGGCGTGCATGTGCCGTCCGTCGATTTGCCGGTGGAGCGTCTGTCGGGCGGTCAGCGTCAGGCGATCGCCGTGGCCCGCGCCGTCAATTCGAACGCGCGCATTCTGCTGCTCGACGAACCGCTCGCCGCGATGGGCGCGCGCGAAGCGGGACTCATCATCGACCTCGTGCTGCGGCTGAAGGAGAAAGGCGGGCTGTCGATCATCATGATCATGCACAACTACGCGCAGACGCTCGACATCGCGGATCGCATCATGTTGATGCAGCGCGGGCGCGTCACGTATGAGCAGCGCAGCGCGAATACGTCGGTGGCCGAGCTGATGGATATCGTGCGGCGTGAATATCGCGCGATGCGCGCGGCCACCGCGCATTGA
- a CDS encoding ABC transporter substrate-binding protein gives MTPRTLLAALATSLACASAFAAAPTIGLSNGYFGTEWRNQMIDGANQQFETYKAKGMADKLVIQQSGANTGQQIQDMRNMIRQKVGAIMVDANSATALNGVINEAERSKIPVVSFDQAVSNRYATNVTVDHYKWGQRYAEWIAEQLHGTGNVVVLDGIPGHPAAEARKKAALDTFAKYPGIKVVWSGYGEWDEAKAQSVMATVIAAQPKIDAVFTEDAMALGVLRAFENANRRVPVMTGEAQKGFLTEWKKQRDAGNPMKVFVQVNPPDISRTALGIAVRLAQGRKLKALPDNTYYFPITKTVTSDTLDATLASMNGKPDSYFLGQWLSEAELDALFAQ, from the coding sequence ATGACACCGCGCACTTTGCTCGCCGCGCTGGCGACCAGCCTCGCGTGCGCATCGGCGTTCGCCGCCGCGCCGACCATCGGGCTATCCAACGGTTACTTCGGCACCGAATGGCGCAACCAGATGATCGACGGCGCGAACCAGCAGTTCGAGACCTATAAGGCGAAGGGCATGGCCGACAAGCTGGTCATCCAGCAGTCGGGCGCGAACACCGGCCAGCAGATACAGGACATGCGCAACATGATCCGCCAGAAAGTCGGCGCGATCATGGTCGATGCCAACTCCGCGACCGCACTCAACGGCGTCATCAACGAAGCGGAGCGCAGCAAGATTCCGGTCGTCTCGTTCGATCAGGCCGTGTCGAACCGCTATGCGACCAACGTGACGGTCGATCACTACAAGTGGGGCCAGCGCTACGCCGAATGGATCGCGGAGCAACTGCACGGCACGGGCAACGTCGTGGTGCTCGACGGCATTCCCGGACACCCGGCGGCCGAAGCGCGCAAGAAAGCCGCGCTCGATACGTTCGCGAAGTATCCCGGCATCAAGGTCGTATGGTCCGGCTACGGCGAATGGGACGAGGCGAAGGCGCAGTCCGTGATGGCGACGGTCATCGCCGCGCAGCCGAAAATCGACGCCGTGTTCACTGAAGACGCGATGGCGCTCGGCGTGCTGCGCGCCTTCGAGAACGCAAACCGCCGCGTGCCGGTCATGACCGGCGAGGCGCAGAAGGGCTTTCTCACCGAATGGAAGAAGCAGCGCGACGCGGGCAATCCGATGAAGGTCTTCGTGCAGGTGAATCCGCCCGATATCAGCCGCACGGCGCTCGGCATTGCGGTGCGTCTTGCGCAGGGCCGCAAGCTCAAAGCGCTGCCGGACAACACGTACTACTTCCCGATCACGAAGACGGTGACGAGCGACACGCTCGATGCCACGCTCGCGTCGATGAACGGCAAGCCGGACAGCTACTTCCTCGGGCAATGGCTCTCCGAAGCCGAGCTCGACGCGCTGTTCGCGCAGTGA
- a CDS encoding FadR/GntR family transcriptional regulator has product MSSVDEIRLTVRSKGARELAHYLEEAIRSGRLGVGVRLPPERELSEEFGASRGAVRRVLADLKERGLIRQAVGSGTFVMPGGMSASPVAPLTPLTPLTPPEPQAEPKNGVVQTSPAELMEARLLIEPLMPGLIVRYATVADFTHMTECIERSEAAASIEEFEHWDGELHRAFAVATHNSFFLRVLELTNEVREQGEWGRLKRKSLTPERRSQYEAQHRAIVDALRDRDAELACELLTAHLLQIRENLFGR; this is encoded by the coding sequence ATGAGCAGCGTCGACGAAATCAGGCTGACAGTCAGGTCCAAAGGAGCGCGCGAACTCGCCCACTATCTCGAAGAGGCGATTCGCAGCGGCCGGCTGGGCGTGGGCGTGCGTCTACCGCCGGAGCGCGAGTTGAGCGAAGAGTTCGGCGCGTCGCGCGGCGCGGTGCGCCGGGTGCTCGCGGATCTCAAGGAACGCGGGCTCATTCGCCAGGCAGTCGGCAGCGGCACGTTCGTGATGCCGGGCGGGATGTCGGCAAGCCCCGTGGCACCGCTAACGCCGCTAACGCCGCTAACGCCGCCCGAGCCGCAAGCGGAGCCAAAGAACGGCGTCGTGCAGACGAGCCCTGCCGAACTGATGGAAGCGCGGCTTTTGATCGAACCGCTGATGCCCGGCTTGATCGTGCGCTATGCGACGGTCGCCGACTTCACGCACATGACCGAGTGCATCGAGCGTTCGGAAGCGGCGGCAAGCATCGAAGAATTCGAACACTGGGATGGCGAGTTGCATCGCGCGTTCGCGGTGGCGACGCATAACAGCTTCTTTCTGCGCGTGCTGGAATTGACGAACGAAGTGCGCGAGCAAGGCGAATGGGGACGCCTGAAGCGCAAGTCGCTCACGCCCGAGCGTCGCAGTCAGTACGAGGCGCAACACCGCGCCATCGTCGATGCGCTTCGGGATCGCGACGCCGAGCTGGCTTGCGAGCTACTGACCGCGCACCTGCTTCAGATTCGCGAGAACCTTTTCGGACGTTAG
- a CDS encoding ABC transporter permease produces MNTLNEPGKTHGAAPVARPRGALFAQWAPELRILLVAVLLAAYFQIVNHDFLLSNASLVNLSQFIAPVAIIALGEIMLMIGGDIDLSAGMVFAFAPFMMVFANDAGAPMWLAVIAGLVAAAIIGFVNGAVTVYLRLPSFVTTLGTLFLINGITLTVSRGTPVATPGSPEFAAVMGAWGYSEIIWTVGLAIIMHVLLRHTRWGLHTQAAGANPLGAGEAGILVNRLRLGNFVLAAVLAGLTGILEGFRITSIDPQAGGNQIMFLAVAAAVIGGTPLTGGSGTIVGGVIGAAVLGILNDGFTLIGINAFTFNIILGAAILAAMIFNIHVGRIRRKGAR; encoded by the coding sequence ATGAATACGCTGAACGAGCCGGGCAAAACACACGGCGCCGCGCCGGTCGCGAGACCGCGCGGCGCGCTCTTCGCCCAATGGGCGCCCGAGTTGCGGATACTGCTCGTCGCGGTGCTGCTCGCCGCGTACTTTCAGATCGTCAATCACGACTTCCTGCTCTCCAACGCGAGTCTCGTCAACCTGTCGCAGTTCATCGCGCCGGTGGCGATCATCGCGCTGGGCGAGATCATGCTGATGATCGGCGGCGATATCGATCTGTCGGCGGGCATGGTGTTCGCGTTCGCGCCGTTCATGATGGTCTTCGCCAACGATGCCGGCGCGCCGATGTGGCTTGCGGTTATCGCGGGCCTCGTCGCGGCGGCCATCATCGGCTTCGTGAACGGCGCGGTGACCGTGTATCTGCGCCTGCCCTCCTTCGTCACGACGCTCGGCACGCTGTTCCTCATCAACGGCATCACGCTCACGGTGTCGCGCGGCACGCCGGTCGCGACGCCCGGCTCGCCGGAGTTCGCCGCCGTCATGGGCGCGTGGGGCTACAGCGAGATCATCTGGACGGTCGGGCTCGCGATCATCATGCATGTGCTGTTGCGGCACACCCGCTGGGGCCTGCATACGCAGGCGGCGGGCGCGAACCCGCTCGGCGCGGGCGAAGCGGGCATTCTCGTGAACCGGCTGCGTCTGGGTAACTTCGTACTCGCGGCGGTGCTCGCGGGCCTTACGGGCATACTCGAAGGCTTTCGCATCACGTCGATCGATCCGCAGGCGGGCGGCAATCAGATCATGTTCCTCGCGGTCGCGGCTGCCGTGATCGGCGGCACGCCGCTGACGGGCGGCTCGGGCACGATCGTCGGCGGCGTGATCGGCGCGGCGGTGCTCGGCATTCTGAACGACGGCTTCACGCTCATCGGCATCAACGCGTTCACGTTCAACATCATTCTCGGCGCCGCGATTCTCGCCGCGATGATCTTCAACATTCACGTCGGGCGCATTCGCCGCAAGGGAGCACGGTAA
- a CDS encoding amidohydrolase family protein: MSSILFDNVSVFDGSGAQPFKGQVLVDGRRIVRVAREEAPISAPDARRIDGRGAFLMPGMTEAHTHFSWNDQPSLSAIQFMPPEEHMLWCVRVAKRYLEMGWTSALGAAAAKPRLDVVLRNAVNAGEFPGPRYLAGSQEITILGGLADNTLPHMPFKELNFGAVVSGPEEMRATTRMFVKYGVDHLKINLSGEYIAGISAESSPFSEEEIAMLAAEAKRAGKRVAAHARSSESVKQCVRHGLELIFHASFADEEALDMLEDNKEKHFVAPGIGWLISTLYHAEKWGITEEMATKMGYKRELETAAETLRKMHKRGIRVLPGGDYGFAWMPHGTNARDLQYFVDYIGMTPIEVLVSATRYGGELMMMPDELGQIREGYLADIILVDGNPLADLTILQDPKKITLVMKDGDIFKTTHDSLPPRGELHIGTPLPADAGVEQAAPAPVH, encoded by the coding sequence ATGAGTTCGATCCTGTTCGACAACGTATCCGTTTTCGATGGCAGCGGCGCGCAGCCGTTCAAGGGCCAGGTGCTCGTGGATGGCCGCCGCATCGTGCGCGTGGCGCGCGAGGAAGCGCCGATCAGCGCGCCCGACGCGCGGCGCATCGACGGCCGCGGCGCGTTTCTGATGCCCGGCATGACCGAAGCGCATACGCATTTCTCGTGGAATGACCAGCCGTCGCTGTCCGCCATCCAGTTCATGCCGCCGGAGGAGCACATGCTGTGGTGCGTGCGCGTGGCGAAGCGTTACCTCGAAATGGGCTGGACGTCCGCGCTCGGCGCGGCCGCCGCGAAGCCGCGGCTCGATGTGGTGCTGCGCAATGCCGTGAATGCCGGCGAGTTTCCGGGGCCGCGCTATCTCGCGGGCAGTCAGGAAATCACGATTCTCGGCGGCCTCGCCGACAACACGCTGCCGCACATGCCCTTCAAGGAGCTGAACTTCGGCGCGGTCGTGAGCGGTCCGGAAGAGATGCGCGCGACCACGCGCATGTTCGTCAAGTACGGCGTCGATCACCTGAAGATCAATCTCTCGGGTGAGTACATCGCCGGCATTTCGGCGGAATCGTCGCCGTTCTCGGAAGAAGAAATCGCGATGCTCGCGGCCGAAGCGAAGCGCGCCGGCAAGCGCGTGGCGGCGCATGCGCGGTCGAGCGAATCGGTCAAGCAGTGCGTGCGGCACGGGCTCGAACTGATCTTCCACGCGAGCTTCGCCGACGAAGAAGCGCTCGACATGCTCGAAGACAACAAGGAGAAGCACTTCGTCGCGCCGGGCATCGGCTGGCTCATCAGCACGCTGTATCACGCGGAGAAGTGGGGCATCACGGAGGAAATGGCGACGAAGATGGGCTACAAGCGCGAGCTGGAGACCGCCGCCGAAACGCTGCGCAAGATGCACAAGCGCGGCATCCGCGTTCTGCCGGGCGGCGATTACGGCTTCGCATGGATGCCGCACGGCACCAACGCGCGCGACCTTCAGTACTTCGTCGATTACATCGGCATGACGCCGATCGAAGTGCTCGTTTCCGCGACGCGCTACGGCGGCGAACTGATGATGATGCCCGACGAGCTCGGCCAGATTCGCGAAGGCTATCTCGCCGACATCATCCTCGTGGACGGCAATCCGCTCGCGGACCTGACCATCTTGCAGGACCCGAAGAAGATCACGCTCGTGATGAAAGACGGCGACATCTTCAAGACGACGCACGACTCGCTGCCGCCGCGCGGGGAACTGCATATCGGCACGCCGCTGCCGGCCGATGCAGGCGTCGAGCAAGCGGCGCCCGCGCCGGTGCACTGA
- a CDS encoding alpha/beta fold hydrolase, giving the protein MATTQVQGVFIETEGVGAPVVCIHGLGGSSNNWTPVLPAFEGKKVIRIDLPGSARSPLPEQKLSIDLYVDTIASVLRELQVTQADVVAHSMGTIVAQHLAVKHPELVKSLALFGPLVAPPDAGREGMRQRAGIAREKGVPGVQEIADAIVKGATSDETKSQRPVTLALVRESVMRQSPEGYAQSCEALAGAQAAEIERIEVPTLLVTGDQDGVGKPDAVKAMGERIKGAKVVVLNGCGHWTTFEKPAESTAELKRFYEAAQ; this is encoded by the coding sequence ATGGCAACGACGCAAGTGCAAGGCGTATTCATCGAAACCGAAGGCGTAGGCGCGCCGGTCGTGTGCATTCACGGTCTCGGCGGATCGTCGAACAACTGGACGCCGGTGCTGCCGGCATTCGAGGGCAAGAAGGTCATTCGCATCGATCTGCCGGGCAGCGCGCGTTCGCCGTTGCCGGAGCAGAAGCTGTCGATCGATCTGTACGTGGACACGATCGCCTCGGTCCTGCGCGAACTGCAAGTCACGCAGGCCGATGTCGTCGCGCATTCGATGGGCACCATCGTCGCGCAGCATCTCGCCGTGAAGCATCCGGAACTGGTGAAGAGCCTCGCGCTCTTCGGGCCGCTCGTCGCGCCGCCGGATGCGGGCCGCGAAGGCATGCGCCAGCGCGCCGGAATCGCGCGCGAGAAGGGCGTGCCGGGCGTGCAGGAAATCGCCGATGCCATCGTGAAGGGCGCGACCAGCGACGAGACGAAGTCGCAGCGACCGGTGACGCTCGCGCTCGTGCGCGAAAGCGTGATGCGGCAGTCGCCCGAAGGCTACGCGCAAAGTTGCGAGGCGCTCGCGGGCGCGCAGGCCGCCGAGATCGAGCGCATCGAAGTGCCGACGCTGCTCGTCACCGGCGATCAGGACGGCGTCGGCAAGCCGGATGCCGTCAAGGCGATGGGCGAGCGCATCAAAGGCGCGAAGGTCGTCGTGCTGAACGGCTGCGGCCACTGGACGACGTTCGAGAAGCCCGCCGAATCGACGGCGGAACTCAAGCGCTTCTACGAGGCGGCGCAGTGA
- a CDS encoding sugar ABC transporter ATP-binding protein, with product MSLLIAKGLTKRYDGVLALDDASLTLEAGEVLGLLGANGSGKSTLSSILAGDRMPDHGTIELDGAPLAVGSPKAARAAGIAIAHQHPGLAPDLPVWENVFLGAELCRAARFLNQPRTRDRALQLLESLRPGWNVDAAAGSLTAADQQLVEIARALALAPRVLILDEPTAALAAAEVDSLMRAVRGLTARGTAVVFISHRMAEIESLCDRVMVLCNGRAVGELPVRGHLDEPRVLELMGGVAGGAAAAHLHDDAHETAQTNRVSRNGASVAMTVRGLRAGARLRGVDLELKRGEILGIAGLQGHGQEELLDALAGFRVPDGGTVTLAGPDGPKTVEPRSPRQMIAAGVCLVPNDRHRQGLWLDHSVEFNLAQVGVNFAQSPWRLHRAPIRRFVDDVVKRLRIKTTDARQPVRDLSGGNQQKVVIGRWLNRQVDVLLLSDPTKGVDVIARKDIYEAIGALAAAGTAVLVHASDTEELLAVCDRLVVMYEGRIVALLEGDEMNESRVTSALFGRSAA from the coding sequence ATGTCCTTATTGATCGCGAAGGGGCTCACGAAACGCTACGACGGCGTGCTGGCGCTCGACGACGCGAGCCTGACGCTCGAAGCGGGCGAAGTGCTTGGCTTGCTCGGCGCGAACGGCTCGGGAAAATCGACGCTCTCCAGCATTCTCGCGGGCGACAGGATGCCGGACCACGGTACCATCGAACTCGACGGCGCGCCGCTCGCCGTGGGCTCGCCGAAAGCGGCGCGGGCGGCGGGCATCGCGATCGCGCATCAGCATCCGGGGCTCGCGCCCGACTTGCCGGTCTGGGAGAACGTGTTTCTGGGCGCGGAGCTATGCCGCGCGGCGCGCTTTCTGAATCAGCCGCGCACGCGCGATCGCGCGCTGCAATTGCTCGAAAGCCTGCGGCCGGGCTGGAACGTCGATGCCGCTGCGGGCAGCCTGACCGCGGCGGATCAGCAACTAGTCGAGATCGCGCGGGCGCTCGCGCTCGCGCCCCGCGTGCTGATTCTCGACGAGCCGACCGCCGCGCTCGCCGCAGCCGAAGTCGATAGCCTGATGCGCGCCGTGCGCGGCCTGACGGCGCGGGGCACGGCGGTCGTGTTCATCTCGCATCGCATGGCTGAGATCGAGTCGCTATGCGATCGCGTGATGGTGCTGTGCAACGGCCGCGCGGTCGGCGAGTTGCCGGTGCGCGGCCACTTGGATGAGCCCCGCGTGCTCGAACTGATGGGCGGCGTGGCGGGCGGCGCGGCGGCCGCGCATCTGCACGATGACGCGCACGAAACGGCGCAAACGAACCGCGTGTCGCGCAACGGCGCATCCGTCGCGATGACGGTGCGCGGCCTGCGAGCGGGCGCGCGGCTGCGCGGCGTCGATCTCGAGTTGAAGCGTGGCGAGATTCTCGGCATCGCGGGCTTGCAGGGCCACGGCCAGGAAGAACTGCTCGACGCGCTTGCCGGCTTCCGCGTGCCGGACGGCGGCACGGTGACGCTCGCAGGACCGGACGGCCCGAAGACGGTCGAACCGCGCTCGCCACGCCAGATGATCGCGGCGGGCGTCTGCCTCGTGCCGAACGACCGGCATCGTCAGGGCTTGTGGCTCGATCATTCGGTCGAGTTCAACCTCGCGCAGGTCGGCGTGAACTTCGCGCAAAGCCCGTGGCGGCTGCATCGCGCGCCGATTCGCCGCTTCGTCGACGACGTCGTGAAGCGCCTGCGCATCAAGACAACCGACGCGCGGCAGCCGGTGCGCGATCTGTCGGGCGGCAATCAGCAGAAGGTCGTCATCGGCCGCTGGCTGAACCGGCAGGTCGATGTGCTGCTTCTCAGCGATCCGACCAAGGGCGTGGATGTCATCGCCCGCAAGGACATATACGAAGCGATCGGCGCGCTCGCGGCGGCAGGAACCGCGGTGCTCGTTCATGCTTCGGACACCGAAGAATTGCTTGCGGTGTGCGACCGGCTCGTCGTCATGTACGAAGGCCGGATCGTCGCGCTGCTCGAAGGAGATGAGATGAACGAATCGCGCGTGACCAGCGCGCTCTTTGGCCGGAGCGCGGCATGA
- a CDS encoding sugar ABC transporter substrate-binding protein, with protein MTQNRDDKTKDDNNGISTARRGLMQGAGLGAALSLLGGVTGAGGLISSAQAAESAFPQHKKWKIVFVNHVTTNPFFVPTQYGIQDACSLFGMDYQWTGSATSDAGEMVRAVNSAIAAKADAIAVPIVDPTAFDKPIQAALDAGIPVFAYNADAPRGKTSPRLAYIGQELYLSGYQMGERIASLVDSGMVALFISTPGQLNIQPRLDGASDAIKKSGKKIDIQTVATGATVNEELSKIKSFYLGHQNLKGMFAVDAGSTQGVAQVMKESNLPSKGVHGGGFDLLPQTVQLIHEGFLDFTIDQQPYVQGFYTVVEAFTFLASGGLVGPANINTGLKFVTKATVEPYLNTSTRYEGKTTKPQIVPMSGAIKS; from the coding sequence ATGACGCAGAACCGGGACGACAAGACGAAAGACGATAACAACGGCATCAGCACCGCGCGGCGCGGCCTGATGCAGGGCGCGGGGCTCGGCGCGGCGCTCTCGCTGCTGGGCGGCGTCACGGGCGCCGGCGGACTCATTTCGAGCGCTCAGGCTGCCGAATCCGCATTTCCGCAGCACAAGAAGTGGAAGATCGTGTTCGTCAATCACGTCACCACGAATCCGTTTTTCGTGCCGACGCAATACGGCATACAGGACGCATGCTCGCTCTTCGGCATGGACTATCAGTGGACCGGCTCCGCCACGTCCGATGCCGGCGAAATGGTGCGCGCGGTGAACTCCGCGATCGCCGCGAAAGCCGATGCCATCGCCGTGCCGATCGTCGATCCGACTGCCTTCGACAAGCCGATACAGGCCGCGCTCGATGCCGGCATTCCGGTGTTCGCCTATAACGCCGACGCACCGCGCGGCAAGACGAGTCCGCGTCTCGCGTATATCGGGCAGGAGCTGTATCTCTCCGGTTATCAGATGGGCGAGCGCATTGCGAGTCTCGTCGATAGCGGCATGGTGGCGCTTTTCATCTCGACGCCGGGTCAGTTGAACATTCAGCCGCGTCTGGACGGCGCGAGCGACGCCATCAAGAAGTCCGGCAAGAAGATCGACATTCAGACCGTGGCGACGGGCGCGACGGTCAACGAAGAACTGTCCAAGATCAAGTCGTTCTATCTGGGACACCAGAACCTCAAAGGCATGTTCGCCGTCGATGCAGGCAGCACGCAAGGCGTCGCGCAAGTAATGAAGGAATCGAACCTGCCGTCGAAGGGCGTGCATGGCGGCGGCTTCGACCTGTTGCCGCAAACCGTCCAGCTGATTCACGAAGGCTTCCTCGATTTCACCATCGACCAGCAGCCGTATGTGCAGGGCTTCTATACCGTGGTGGAAGCGTTCACGTTCCTCGCGTCGGGCGGACTCGTCGGACCGGCGAACATCAACACGGGTCTCAAGTTCGTGACCAAGGCGACCGTCGAGCCGTACCTGAATACGTCGACGCGTTATGAAGGCAAGACCACCAAGCCGCAAATCGTTCCGATGAGCGGCGCGATCAAGTCCTGA
- a CDS encoding fumarylacetoacetate hydrolase family protein: protein MKLATLRVDGAKTVAVVDSEGGKYWPVSELCDGFCGDMVQLVQQFADLRETLKPRGEGRPLASAQVLAPIDQPRRNVFCVGKNYHDHAEEFSKSGFDKSAQAGEHIPEAPVVFTKPVSTIIATGERIPRHADVTQQMDYEVEIGVVIGKAGRGIKKADAMNHVFGYTIINDVTARDLQKLHRQWFIGKSLDGFCPMGPFLVTADEIDAENIDVRCWINGELRQESNSKLLIFDIPTIIETLSAGMELQPGDVIATGTPAGVGIGFNPPKFLQSGDVVRMEIPGIGILENEVA from the coding sequence ATGAAATTAGCAACTTTGCGGGTAGATGGCGCGAAAACAGTCGCTGTCGTGGATTCGGAAGGCGGCAAGTACTGGCCGGTTTCCGAGCTTTGCGACGGCTTCTGCGGCGACATGGTCCAATTGGTCCAACAGTTCGCCGACCTGCGCGAAACGCTCAAGCCGCGCGGCGAAGGCAGGCCGCTCGCCTCGGCGCAAGTGCTCGCGCCAATCGACCAGCCGCGCCGCAACGTGTTCTGTGTCGGCAAGAACTATCACGATCACGCCGAAGAGTTCAGCAAGTCGGGCTTCGACAAGAGCGCGCAGGCGGGCGAGCACATTCCGGAAGCGCCGGTCGTGTTTACCAAGCCCGTCTCGACGATCATCGCGACCGGCGAGCGCATTCCGCGCCACGCCGACGTGACGCAGCAGATGGACTACGAAGTGGAGATCGGCGTCGTGATCGGCAAGGCCGGGCGCGGCATCAAGAAGGCCGACGCGATGAACCACGTCTTCGGCTACACGATCATCAACGACGTGACCGCGCGCGATCTGCAAAAGCTGCATCGCCAATGGTTCATCGGCAAGTCGCTCGACGGCTTCTGCCCGATGGGTCCGTTTCTCGTCACGGCCGACGAGATCGACGCCGAGAACATCGACGTGCGTTGCTGGATCAACGGCGAGCTGCGTCAGGAATCGAACTCGAAGCTTTTGATCTTCGATATCCCGACGATCATCGAGACGCTTTCGGCCGGCATGGAGCTTCAGCCGGGCGACGTCATCGCGACGGGCACGCCCGCGGGCGTGGGCATCGGCTTCAATCCTCCGAAATTCCTGCAAAGCGGCGACGTCGTGCGCATGGAGATTCCGGGCATCGGCATTCTTGAAAACGAGGTGGCGTGA